A window of the Candidatus Thermoplasmatota archaeon genome harbors these coding sequences:
- a CDS encoding SCP2 sterol-binding domain-containing protein translates to MATPYFTKAYFDALATTLNADAEFQAKTANLKANLLMVARDKGEKGAAFLLAVDHGKAAITEATPETSAEFAFIGDYATWVRNHQGEAPLEKLVMTGKMKFKGSIPKIMQMRNQLGVIDTTARRVPAAY, encoded by the coding sequence ATGGCCACGCCCTACTTCACGAAGGCGTACTTCGACGCGCTCGCGACGACGCTGAACGCGGACGCGGAGTTCCAGGCGAAGACTGCGAACCTGAAGGCGAACCTGCTCATGGTCGCGAGGGACAAGGGCGAGAAGGGCGCGGCGTTCCTCCTCGCGGTCGACCACGGGAAGGCCGCGATCACGGAGGCGACGCCCGAGACGAGCGCGGAGTTCGCCTTCATCGGCGACTACGCGACGTGGGTGAGGAACCACCAGGGCGAGGCGCCGCTCGAGAAGCTCGTGATGACGGGGAAGATGAAGTTCAAGGGCTCCATCCCGAAGATCATGCAGATGCGCAACCAGCTCGGCGTCATCGACACGACGGCCCGGCGCGTGCCCGCGGCGTACTGA
- a CDS encoding cytochrome P450, producing the protein MAGTVTEPAPRPPPGPPRAVARTLVALARDRLGTLERLKREHGDVVAFDLLKTRVVLVSHPDDVRDVLATHATRYAKSGSIAAAGKVLGEGLVTSEGAKHRRHKRMIAPVFNHARVADLVPFLAQEAGAARDGRFADGTVVDVDREMTRLALRSVARTLFGLEMDEGDAAEILEALNRVVEVFEFAFLPFPDVVEWIPFPPIVRFRLARRRLDRAVRSMVAARRAALAAGRSPSDLLDLLLTATDEAGGPGFDDTEVRDEVVTLLLAGAETTARALAWTWWQLAANAEAESRLHAEVDALGGRAPTAAETRALPWTRAVLSESMRLMPPVWILGREALEDHAIGGYAVPRGATVAVSQWLVHRDPRWWGDDALAFDPARFLAPAPERPRFAYFPFGGGPRVCVGEGYAWTAGVVALATLAQRLRFERPADAAAPRLKPGVSLRPKGGLPMRVAARSID; encoded by the coding sequence GTGGCGGGAACCGTGACGGAGCCCGCGCCTCGGCCGCCGCCCGGCCCGCCGCGAGCGGTCGCGCGGACCCTCGTCGCGCTCGCCCGCGATCGGCTCGGGACGCTCGAGCGCCTCAAGCGCGAGCACGGGGACGTCGTCGCGTTCGACCTCCTCAAGACGCGCGTCGTTCTCGTGTCGCACCCGGACGACGTGCGCGACGTGCTCGCGACGCACGCGACCCGCTACGCGAAAAGCGGGTCCATCGCGGCCGCGGGCAAGGTGCTCGGCGAAGGCCTCGTCACGAGCGAGGGCGCGAAGCACCGCCGCCACAAGCGGATGATCGCGCCCGTGTTCAACCACGCGCGCGTCGCGGATCTCGTCCCGTTCCTCGCCCAGGAGGCGGGGGCCGCGCGCGACGGGCGCTTCGCGGACGGGACCGTCGTGGACGTCGACCGCGAGATGACGCGCCTCGCGCTGAGGAGCGTCGCGCGCACGCTGTTCGGCCTCGAGATGGACGAGGGCGACGCGGCGGAGATCCTCGAAGCCCTGAACCGCGTCGTCGAGGTCTTCGAGTTCGCGTTCCTCCCGTTCCCCGACGTCGTCGAATGGATTCCGTTCCCGCCCATCGTGCGGTTCCGCCTCGCGCGACGCCGGCTCGATCGCGCGGTCCGATCCATGGTGGCGGCGCGCCGCGCCGCGCTCGCCGCGGGCCGATCGCCGTCGGACCTCCTCGATCTCCTCCTCACCGCGACCGACGAAGCGGGGGGACCCGGCTTCGACGACACGGAGGTGCGCGACGAGGTCGTGACGCTCCTGCTCGCGGGCGCCGAGACGACGGCCCGCGCCCTCGCGTGGACGTGGTGGCAGCTCGCCGCGAACGCGGAAGCGGAATCGCGCCTCCACGCCGAGGTGGACGCGCTCGGCGGCCGCGCGCCCACGGCCGCGGAGACGCGCGCGCTCCCGTGGACGCGGGCCGTTCTCTCCGAGTCCATGCGCCTCATGCCGCCCGTCTGGATCCTCGGGCGCGAAGCCCTCGAGGACCACGCGATCGGCGGCTACGCCGTCCCCCGCGGAGCGACGGTCGCGGTGAGCCAGTGGCTCGTGCACCGCGACCCGCGATGGTGGGGCGACGACGCCCTCGCGTTCGACCCCGCGCGCTTCCTCGCGCCCGCGCCCGAGCGCCCGCGCTTCGCGTACTTCCCGTTCGGCGGCGGTCCGCGCGTGTGCGTCGGCGAAGGCTACGCGTGGACGGCCGGCGTCGTCGCGCTCGCCACGCTCGCCCAGCGCCTGCGCTTCGAGCGCCCCGCGGACGCGGCCGCGCCCCGGCTCAAGCCGGGCGTCTCGCTGAGGCCCAAGGGCGGGCTCCCGATGCGGGTGGCGGCGCGGTCCATCGATTGA